The sequence CATAGGTTTATTTTAGCAAAAATTAAAGAATCTTCATATCTAAAACTTCGATTAAGGCGGCTATGGCTAAACCTATAACCAACAATAGCAATATCCAAAAAGAATTCTTAAAATTATCAATAAAAACCTTAAGTCTTCTTCCTTTGGATTTAGGAAGTAGATGCTCAAAACCCAATTTAAAGCCCCAGGCTGAAACAATTATCAATAAAGAAAGTTCAATAACCCCATGAGGTATAATTGCGGCTAAAAGAATAATTTTTATTAAGTTTGGCAGTGGCGTAAAAAGTATGAAGAAAGCAAAAAAACCCAGTATCATCCCATTCGCAAAAAGCCCGATAAAAGTAAAAATACCAAATATAAAACCGCCAAAAAGTATAATGGCCATCGAACTTAAATTATTTCCGTAGATTAACAGAAAACGACCGAAAGAATCGGCATTCTTCGACTGTTTACCGATATCGGATATTTTAGAAAGTGAATCAGATATCAATGGATATGTGGGCAACTGTCTAAAAAAGAAAGTTATGATTCCCAAGAATATCGATATTAAAAACACTAATACAGCTATTTTGAGCCATATCTTATTTTGAACCAAAAGATCTCTAATTTTTGTAATAATCTTTTTCAATAAGACCACAATACTATGATAAAGGCATACTTAACCTATTTCTATAGAAAGAAATATATAGATTGATTTAAACTTAATAAATATGTTCCTCAACACACTTGAGCGATAAGGGTTTTTTCTCAATTATATAAATAAAAAAGTCAGAGATTATCTTAAATGATTTTTTAGTATCTTTGTCGTGCAATCTATCAACAATACTAAAAATCTTATTAGTAGATGAATTAACTAACTTTAATATCATGACGGTTTCCTCGTCAATACGCTTACCGGGATAACTATCAATGCAATCTTGACATACAACACCTCCCCAGTAGTAGCTGAAGTAAGGAAAAATGATTCCGTTTTTGTCACATTTTACACAATTATGAAAATTTGGCGCAAATCCCAAAAATTTTAACAGGTTTATAAAATAGAACAAGGAAATTAATTCCGGCTTATTCCCCCACAAACCAGAAGAAAATACTCTAGTTATTAAATTAAATACTTGATA is a genomic window of bacterium CG_4_10_14_0_2_um_filter_33_32 containing:
- the recO gene encoding DNA repair protein RecO, translating into MNRYSDVAIVLKRKSFGEADNLITVFSKNHGKIKLLAKGSRKIKSKFMGHIEPLCLIKLSAVSGKSFEILTSSQIEESHHELKSNLKNLPLINLICEITDAVTCERLSNYQVFNLITRVFSSGLWGNKPELISLFYFINLLKFLGFAPNFHNCVKCDKNGIIFPYFSYYWGGVVCQDCIDSYPGKRIDEETVMILKLVNSSTNKIFSIVDRLHDKDTKKSFKIISDFFIYIIEKKPLSLKCVEEHIY